The following coding sequences are from one uncultured Desulfobacter sp. window:
- the mraZ gene encoding division/cell wall cluster transcriptional repressor MraZ yields MDAAFNKKAAQVFRSSSCHTIDGKGRLIIPARFRKVLKAEDEYGIVVSSKDGCIFAFTFSEWKAIEGRLKTVKTAAMQSFKRFFLGNACPLTCDKQDRVLIPQSLRAYAEIDKEVVLVGVLDRFEIWAKEKWEQEQKKMEQELKREDVREEIASIGL; encoded by the coding sequence GTGGATGCAGCATTCAATAAAAAGGCCGCTCAAGTGTTCCGATCAAGTTCCTGTCATACCATTGATGGCAAAGGGAGACTCATCATCCCGGCACGATTCAGAAAAGTGCTCAAGGCGGAGGATGAATACGGAATTGTGGTCTCAAGCAAGGACGGCTGCATCTTCGCCTTTACCTTCAGCGAATGGAAGGCTATAGAAGGCCGCTTGAAAACGGTTAAAACTGCAGCCATGCAGAGCTTTAAACGTTTCTTTCTGGGAAATGCCTGTCCGCTGACATGCGACAAGCAGGACAGGGTTTTAATTCCCCAGAGTCTAAGAGCGTACGCAGAGATCGACAAAGAGGTCGTTCTTGTGGGTGTTCTGGACCGGTTTGAAATATGGGCAAAGGAAAAATGGGAGCAGGAACAAAAGAAAATGGAGCAGGAGCTTAAGCGGGAGGACGTCCGAGAAGAGATTGCTTCCATAGGGTTATAA
- a CDS encoding ATP-binding protein: MMSASQQSIFNDVNRRNRLKTIYNEYFETSREPLLLVSDHGIILRSNKRFARLSLYSTLELVDQNIANLFSLTDDAPPIFPLHERMLGRPLLILNTLLRQKAGTRKTLEIFICPLDLGDPNQNVYQVLVKENFTPSLDKFPRKPGMNDQWLKSIGALAGGIAHNFNNIMTSLYGNITLAKLETKENPKALTYLHKAESSMEEAARLTRELLTFAKGGAPLKEHLSVETLIRHITTLTLAGSDIQLNLASPKDLWHIDADRKQLEQVVGNIVMNARHAMAGKGSGTLFIELKNFHPSEEDRLPIAKGTYIKITFRDQGCGIPKTRLDRIFDPYYTTKEDSCGMGLSICYSIVSRHKGHISAASQTGGGTVVTIYLPAQVHP; the protein is encoded by the coding sequence ATGATGAGCGCTTCCCAGCAGTCCATATTTAACGACGTCAACCGGCGGAATCGGTTGAAAACAATTTATAATGAATATTTTGAAACATCCCGGGAACCACTGCTGCTGGTATCCGACCATGGTATAATCCTGCGGTCCAACAAACGCTTTGCAAGGTTGTCCCTGTACAGCACACTTGAACTTGTGGATCAAAATATTGCAAACCTGTTTTCCCTGACAGACGATGCCCCCCCGATTTTTCCCTTACATGAAAGAATGCTTGGCCGTCCGCTTTTAATCTTGAACACGCTGCTGCGCCAAAAAGCGGGAACCCGGAAAACCCTGGAAATATTTATCTGCCCGCTTGATCTTGGTGACCCGAATCAGAACGTATATCAAGTTCTCGTAAAAGAAAACTTTACACCTTCCCTGGACAAGTTTCCCCGGAAACCCGGCATGAATGACCAATGGTTAAAGTCCATTGGGGCGTTGGCCGGGGGCATTGCCCATAATTTCAACAATATCATGACAAGCCTGTACGGAAATATCACCCTGGCCAAGCTTGAAACCAAAGAGAATCCCAAAGCCCTGACCTATCTCCACAAAGCCGAGTCATCCATGGAGGAGGCAGCCCGGCTCACCAGAGAACTTCTCACCTTTGCCAAGGGCGGCGCGCCTTTGAAGGAACACTTGAGCGTTGAAACATTGATCCGGCATATTACCACGCTGACCCTGGCCGGGTCCGACATCCAGCTGAATTTAGCATCGCCCAAGGATCTGTGGCACATTGATGCCGATAGAAAACAGTTGGAGCAAGTGGTGGGAAACATCGTGATGAACGCCCGCCACGCCATGGCCGGAAAAGGCAGCGGGACCTTGTTTATTGAATTGAAAAATTTCCATCCGTCAGAAGAGGACCGCCTGCCCATTGCCAAGGGGACCTACATCAAAATCACGTTCCGGGACCAGGGGTGCGGAATACCTAAAACACGCCTGGACAGGATCTTTGACCCCTACTACACAACCAAAGAGGACAGCTGCGGCATGGGGCTTTCCATCTGCTATTCCATCGTCAGCCGCCACAAAGGCCATATATCTGCGGCGTCCCAAACCGGGGGCGGCACAGTGGTTACCATCTACCTGCCGGCCCAGGTCCATCCCTAA
- a CDS encoding lysophospholipid acyltransferase family protein — protein sequence MKDLFKIAYQPYKWIFVIPAMVLNTLVMALICIVVGAVFGPDKADAMAVIWARIFCAVALIRVRIQGRQNYDPQAPYVVVANHKSMADIPALHGYTGLIIKWVMKMELKKIPVFGTACSFLGCIYVNRSNGQAAVESIQAAKKKLSDKASVLFFAEGTRSRGKLLPFKKGAFVFAMTSGLPVLPVTIKNSEHILPSDTLDLRPGTVELIIHPPVHIPNCSKADLNKKIDQVHRTIAGAL from the coding sequence GTGAAGGACTTATTTAAAATAGCATATCAGCCCTATAAATGGATTTTTGTGATCCCGGCCATGGTGTTAAACACTCTGGTCATGGCGCTGATCTGTATTGTTGTGGGGGCTGTTTTCGGCCCGGACAAGGCCGATGCCATGGCCGTAATCTGGGCCAGAATATTCTGTGCCGTTGCGCTCATACGGGTTCGAATCCAGGGCAGACAGAATTACGATCCACAGGCACCCTACGTGGTGGTGGCCAACCACAAAAGCATGGCGGACATCCCTGCCCTGCACGGGTACACTGGTCTCATCATTAAATGGGTCATGAAAATGGAACTTAAAAAAATTCCGGTTTTCGGCACCGCCTGCTCGTTTCTTGGCTGCATCTATGTCAACAGGTCCAATGGGCAGGCAGCCGTGGAATCCATACAGGCGGCAAAAAAAAAATTATCGGACAAGGCCAGCGTGCTTTTTTTTGCCGAAGGGACAAGATCCAGGGGCAAACTTCTGCCCTTTAAAAAAGGCGCATTCGTCTTTGCCATGACATCAGGGTTGCCGGTTTTGCCGGTCACCATTAAAAATTCAGAACATATTCTCCCCTCTGACACGCTGGATCTTAGGCCGGGCACGGTGGAGCTTATCATCCACCCCCCAGTGCATATCCCAAACTGCAGCAAGGCGGATCTGAATAAAAAAATTGATCAGGTACACCGGACCATTGCCGGGGCGCTTTAA